A portion of the Misgurnus anguillicaudatus chromosome 16, ASM2758022v2, whole genome shotgun sequence genome contains these proteins:
- the bbs7 gene encoding Bardet-Biedl syndrome 7 protein — translation MELNLNHVDYIQVGVTSQKTMKLLPTVGRKATQKVAVADHDGVVTCFGMKKGEAVPVFKSLPGQKISRLELGGALGTAQEKIFVCSGSEVRGYTKKGKQFLTFEANLTESINAMHVSGSDLFVCASYIYNHYCDCKDQDYYLSGDKINDVLSLPVETVGRIVPILACQDRVLRVLQRSDLLYDVEVSGPPTVLELHNRDGGKNGEEVLYGTADGKLGLLQITKSGAVTSWELDNEKKKGGVLCIDTFDIVGDGVKDILVGRDDGTVEVYGLDSSNEPTLRFENVLSESVTSIQGGCVGKEIYDEVLTTTYTGWVSGLTTEPQQMVAGPGDEIKMSRETQGKVAALRAELEQLQVKVLQGREKYQQSSQSSTAVSAVPVFSINDKFTLCQDDASYSLTLEVQTAIDNLLLQSDVPIDLLDVDKNSAVVSFSECDSESNGNFLLATYRCQANTTRLELKVRSIEGQYGTLQAYVTPRLQPKTCQVRQYQIKPLSLHQRTHTIDQDRPMNTLRLIGQFSFAEIHSWVVFCLPEVPEKTPAGESITFYFQNTFLGTQLEATYRKGDANFKSDNISTISILKDVLSKEATKRKINLNISYEVNEDSVSHTLKMIHPKLEYQLILAKKVQLIDALKELQVQEGNADFLIPEYRSILDESDKLLEEYKKQPAHLERLYGMITDLFIDKFKFKGQNVKTKVSQLLTILNNYELDSLMEFFNEA, via the exons ATGGAGTTGAACTTAAACCATGTTGATTATATCCAG GTTGGAGTGACATCTCAAAAAACTATGAAACTCCTCCCTACTGTTGGAcgaaaagcaacacaaaag GTGGCTGTTGCAGATCATGATGGTGTTGTGACCTGTTTTGGTATGAAAAAAGGCGAAGCCGTG CCCGTGTTCAAATCGCTCCCAGGACAGAAGATCTCCAGACTTGAGCTTGGAGGAGCCTTGGGGACGGCACAGGAGAAGATCTTTGTGTGCTCTGGTTCAGAAGTGAGAGGATATACTAAAAAGGGCAAACAGTTTCTTACATTCGAGGccaatttaacagaaagcatTAATGCCAT GCATGTTTCAGGGTCagatctgtttgtgtgtgccaGTTACATTTATAACCATTACTGTGACTGCAAGGACCAGGACTACTACCTATCAGGGGACAAGATCAATGACGTCCTCAGTTTACCTGTGGAGACTGTGGGCCGTATTGTGCCCATCCTAGCCTGCCAGGACAGGGTGCTACGAGTATTGCAG AGATCTGATCTTTTGTACGATGTAGAAGTTTCTGGGCCTCCAACTGTTCTTGAGCTTCACAACAGAGATGGAG GAAAGAATGGTGAAGAGGTTCTGTATGGAACAGCTGATGGGAAACTGGGTCTTTTGCAAATAACCAAATCTGGAGCCGTGACTAGTTGGGAACTGGATAATGAGAAGAAAAAAGGAG GAGTGCTGTGTATCGATACCTTTGACATTGTTGGTGATGGTGTGAAGGACATACTGGTAGGAAGGGATGATGGGACTGTGGAGGTCTATGGGTTGGACAGCTCAAATGAACCAACATTGCGCTTTGAGAAT GTTTTGTCTGAGAGTGTTACATCAATTCAAGGGGGCTGTGTTGGAAAGGAAATTTATGATGAAGTTCTGACAACAACTTACACAG GATGGGTGTCAGGTCTCACCACAGAGCCCCAGCAGATGGTAGCAGGCCCAGGGGATGAGATCAAGATGAGCCGAGAGACCCAGGGGAAGGTGGCTGCACTCAG GGCTGAGTTGGAGCAGTTGCAGGTGAAAGTATTGCAGGGAAGAGAAAAATATCAGCAGAGCTCTCAGTCCAGCACAGCTGTGTCTGCTGTGCCCGTCTTTAGCATCAATGACAAGTTCACATTGTGCCAGGATGATGCTAGTTACAGCCTCACGCTAGAAGTGCAGACTGCCATTGACAACTTGCTGCTACAG AGTGATGTTCCCATTGACCTGCTGGATGTGGATAAGAATTCAGCTGTGGTTAGTTTCAGTGAATGTGATTCAGAG TCAAATGGGAACTTTCTCCTCGCCACCTACAGATGCCAAGCAAATACCACAAGGCTGGAACTGAAG GTGAGGTCTATTGAGGGTCAGTATGGAACCCTGCAGGCTTATGTGACGCCGAGACTTCAGCCCAAAACCTGCCAAGTTCGACAGTACCAGATCAAACCTCTCTCCCTCCACCAGAGAACACACACAATCGACCAGGATCG GCCTATGAACACCTTAAGACTGATTGGGCAGTTCAGTTTTGCAGAGATCCATTCCTGGGTTGTGTTCTGTCTTCCTGAGGTCCCCGAAAAAACCCCAGCAGGAGAAAGCATCACCTTTTATTTTCAGAACACTTTTTTGGGGACACAGCTTGAAGCCACTTATCG TAAAGGTGATGCAAACTTCAAATCAGACAACATTTCTACCATATCAATTTTAAAGGATGTCTTGTCCAAGGAAGCGACTAAGCGAAAAATCAATCTGAATATTTCCTACG AGGTGAATGAAGACTCTGTGAGCCATACTCTTAAGATGATTCATCCCAAGCTGGAGTATCAGCTGATTTTGGCCAAAAAGGTTCAACTCATTGATGCATTGAAG GAACTGCAAGTGCAAGAGGGAAATGCAGATTTTCTGATTCCAGAGTATCGCAGTATACTGGATGAGTCTGATAAGCTCTTAGAAGAATATAAAAAACAACCAGCTCATTTAGAAAGACTGTATG GTATGATCACTGATCTATTCATCGACAAGTTCAAATTTAAAGGACAGAATGTcaaaacaaaagtttcacagCTGCTTACAATTTTGAACAATTATGAACTTGATTCATTAATGGAATTTTTCAATGAAGCTTAA
- the tmem33 gene encoding transmembrane protein 33, which yields MADTEQRSQPPPSPNGPVQFLLSNKLETAMWLSRLFTVYCSIMFILPLLGTQAAANFYQRALLANALTSALRLHQRLPHFQLSRAFLAQALQEDSCHYLLYSLILVNSYPITMSIFPVFLFSLLHATTYTKKVLDTMGPNSLMFVRNFLNKLTENQQNILKFIACNEIFLMPATVFMIFSGQGSLLQPFIYYRFLTLRYTSRRNPYCRTLFTELRILLEHFVMKPSCPVFFRRMCLNSIAFISRLAPTGV from the exons ATGGCAGACACAGAGCAAAGGAGTCAACCTCCTCCCTCTCCAAATGGACCTGTG CAATTCCTGTTGAGTAACAAGCTGGAAACGGCCATGTGGCTGTCACGGCTCTTCACTGTTTACTGTTCCATCATGTTCATTCTTCCCCTACTTGG GACTCAAGCAGCAGCTAATTTCTATCAGAGGGCATTGCTGGCAAATGCCCTGACCAGCGCTCTACGTCTGCACCAAAGGCTCCCTCACTTTCAGCTGAGCAGAGCCTTCCTGGCACAAGCCTTACAAGAGGACAGCTGCCACTATCTCCTCTACTCTCTCATCCTTGTTAACTCTTACCCCATCACAA TGAGCATATTTCCAGTCTTCCTCTTCTCACTTCTCCATGCCACCACCTACACCAAAAAAGTTCTGgat ACTATGGGTCCCAACAGCCTCATGTTTGTGAGAAACTTTCTGAACAAGCTCACGGAAAATCAGCAGAACATTCTCAAGTTTATTGCCTGCAATGAGATTTTCTTGATGCCTGCAAcagtttttatgattttcag CGGCCAAGGTAGCTTGCTTCAGCCATTCATCTATTATCGGTTCCTCACGTTGCGCTATACCTCAAGACGCAACCCATACTGCCG GACTCTCTTCACTGAGCTTAGGATTTTATTGGAGCATTTTGTGATGAAGCCCAGCTGCCCGGTCTTCTTCAGAAGGATGTGCCTAAACAGCATTGCCTTCATTAGCCGCCTTGCCCCCACTGGGGTCTAA
- the ccna2 gene encoding cyclin-A2 yields the protein MSALGQTQGSAVHDSEANIHNQENMLSRLRGAAKNRIENRENVNPKLGNRTVLGVLENNQRRQPVLRAVKQVSGPQVVACKSEDHGRSFGEKPSTKPPAFQIHVDEPDGACAKKPSIQRAAMDCSPLTLNPAVTRLRQPLATIDLAMESSFGDSPMDMSVVDSEERSTNVNEVTEYAAEIHAHLREMELKSRPKAGYMRKQPDITNSMRAILVDWLVEVGEEYKLQNETLYLAVNYIDRFLSSMSVLRGKLQLVGTAAMLLASKFEEIYPPEVAEFVYITDDTYTKKQVLRMEHLVLTVLSFDLAAPTINQFLTQYFLHQPVSNKVESLSMFLGELSLIDCDPFLKYLPSQTAAAAFILANYTLTGGSWSKALVEVSGYTLEDLMPCIQDLHQIYLGAAQHAQQAVKEKYKGSKYHEVSLIEPPETLILN from the exons ATGTCAGCTCTCGGACAGACACAAGGAAGCGCGGTTCATGATTCGGAGGCAAATATTCACAATCAAGAAAACATGCTTTCACGACTACGAGGTGCTGCCAAGAACAGGATTGAAAATCGGGAAAATGTCAACCCCAAACTGGGCAACAGAACTGTACTTGGCGTTTTGGAGAACAATCAGCGCAGACAGCCCGTGCTACGCGCCGTTAAACAG GTCTCTGGGCCCCAAGTAGTTGCCTGCAAGTCTGAAGATCATGGCAGGAGCTTTGGAGAAAAACCCTCCACCAAACCACCTGCTTTCCAGATTCATGTGGATGAACCTGATGGTGCATGTGCAAAGAAACCATCTATCCAAAGAGCAGCTATGGATTGCTCTCCACTTACACTAAATCCTGCTGTGACACGTCTAAGACAGCCTCTTGCCACTATTGATCTGGCCATGGAGTCCAGTTTTG GAGATTCTCCTATGGATATGTCAGTTGTTGACTCTGAAGAGAGGTCAACAAATGTCAATGAAGTCACAGAATACGCTGCAGAGATACATGCACACTTACGGGAAATGGAG CTGAAATCAAGGCCAAAGGCAGGTTACATGAGGAAACAACCTGATATCACAAACAGCATGCGTGCCATTTTGGTAGACTGGTTGGTGGAGGTGGGAGAAGAGTACAAGCTCCAGAATGAGACCCTCTACCTCGCTGTGAACTATATCGATCGATTTCTGTCTTCCATGTCCGTCCTGAGAGGGAAGCTCCAGCTGGTGGGCACAGCTGCTATGCTTTTGGCTTC GAAGTTTGAGGAGATCTACCCTCCAGAGGTGGCAGAATTTGTTTACATCACTGATGACACCTACACAAAGAAACAAGTGTTAAGGATGGAGCATCTGGTGTTGACGGTTCTCTCTTTTGATCTTGCTGCGCCAACAATCAATCAGTTCCTCACCCAGTATTTCTTGCACCAACCTGTGAGCAACAAGGTGGAAAGCTTATCAatg TTCCTTGGTGAATTGAGTTTGATAGATTGTGATCCTTTTCTGAAGTACCTCCCATCACAAACTGCTGCTGCTGCCTTCATTTTGGCCAACTACACACTCACAGGTGGATCATGG TCAAAGGCACTTGTTGAGGTGAGTGGCTACACGTTAGAGGATCTTATGCCATGTATTCAGGATCTACATCAGATCTACCTCGGTGCAGCTCAGCACGCGCAGCAGGCCGTCAAGGAAAAGTACAAGGGCTCCAA ATACCATGAAGTCTCTCTTATCGAGCCTCCTGAGACGCTGATTTTGAACTAA